The following are from one region of the Lineus longissimus chromosome 19, tnLinLong1.2, whole genome shotgun sequence genome:
- the LOC135503350 gene encoding uncharacterized protein LOC135503350 isoform X1, with protein MVHQFPEEKEKGGKTSTTEKLKDFPEELQPSNHEVEIDAPFDFQVFQQVRAELMELLNGIRASNSTEVPGTESEWKKRHFVAHADRKQRQEESWEEVREPVLRSILRKMGKHSSSCAVCVSCASSAVIRCFKESGFSTKVS; from the exons atggtccatcagttcccagaagagaaagaaaaggggggaaaaacctcaacgacag agaaactaaaggactttcctgaggaattgcaaccaagtaatcatgaagtagaaatcgatgcacctttcgattttcaagtgttccagcaag tgagagctgaacttatggagcttctgaatgggattcgggcttccaatagtactgaagtgccaggcactgaatctgaatggaagaaaaggcattttgttgcgcatgctgaccggaagcaaagacaagaggagagttgggaggaggtgcgggagccagtattgaggtcaatacttaggaaaatgggaaaacatagtTCATCATGTGCAGTTTGTGTCTCATGTGCGTCGTCAGCTGTTATCAG